GGGCGTTACAAAATCCCTTCCATAAATAGCAGCATTCGATTTGGCAGCATTTAGTATGGCAATAGAAGCACGTGGTGAAGCACCCAAATATAAATTAGCATTGGTGCGTGTGTTGTTTATTATGGAAGCGATGTAGGTTATTAAATGGTTTTCAACTATAATCTGTTTGATTAGGCTTTGATAGTGTGCAATTTGCTGCGCGTTTAAAACAGGAACAACGGCATTAAAATCCAATACATCTTGTCGTTGGTGGTTTTCCATTAAAATTTGAATCTCGTTTTCAAGCGTTGGATAATCCACATCTATTTTAAAAAGAAAACGGTCCAGTTGTGCTTCGGGCAATCGGTAGGTGCCTTCTTGTTCAATAGGGTTTTGGGTAGCAAATACTAAAAAAGGCGGTTCCATGATGTATTTGGTGCCATCCATAGTAATTTGACGTTCAGCCATAACCTCAAAAAGCGCTGCTTGTGTTTTTGCAGGGGCACGGTTTATTTCATCAATTAAAATGATATTCGAAAAAATAGGCCCTTTTTTATATTCAAACTCATTGGTTTTTACATTAAAAATGGAGGTTCCTAAAATATCGCTTGGCATTAAATCGGGGGTGAATTGGATGCGACTAAAATTGACCGACAAGGTTTTTGCCAATAGTTTTGCGGTAATGGTTTTGGCAACCCCAGGCACACCTTCAATGAGGGTATGTCCGTTTGAAAGCAGTGAAATTATGAGCAATTCAATCATATCGTTTTGCCCAACTATTATTTTACCGATTTCTTTTTTTATAGCTTCTACATGTTCTTGTAGCGGTTTTAAATCGAGTCTGCTTTCAAAATTTACATCTTGGCTTTCAGGGGTGTGTTCTTCCATTATATCTTGCTTTTTGTGAATGATTCTATGAGTTTGTTAAGTTGAATTAAATCGGCTTCTGTGTGATTGGGTTTCGATTTTAAATACACAATATAGTTTATTAAGGCCTTGGTATCTTCTTTTTTGTTGGACGATTTAATGGCCAGTTTCGAAATAAAACCTTCGTTTAATTCATTCGTGTCTAAGTAATATTTAGAGCGTATTTGTTCTAGGAAATACTGAATTTTGTTAGTGATGATATTGGTGAAATCGCCATGTTGGTAATACAAATCGCCAATAGTCCTGGTGAAATCCAATGTGGCATTTTTTAAAGGTTCTACAACCGGAATAATACGTTGGGTACGTTTTCCTCTAAAAATAACAAATAAAATTAACGATATCATAGTGATATAAAATGCCCATTTTAATGCTTGGTTTTGGAGAATGAAGCGCAACGGACTTGTAATAACCTTGCGACCGCTTTTATAATAGTTGTCCCAAATAATTTGGTGCTTAGGTAAAAAGGATAGCACGGTGGCAGCATAGGCTTCGTTGCCGTTTAACATGTGGTAATTGCTAAACGCAAACGGATTGGTGTGCACGTAAAAGGCACCGTTATTGCTTCCAAAAGGTACTTTTATATAGTTGATATTGGTATCTGGAATGGTATCGTTAATGATTTTTTCGGTTTTTTCAACTTTGGTGGTGCCTAAAGCGATCGCATTTAAAGTGTCTAGGCTAATGAAAAAGCTGTTTTCAATGACGTCTTTAAAGTGGCGTTCGTTGGTTTTTAAATGGGGACTGGTAAAACTATTTAGAGAGGGTTTTTTGAAGAAATTATAATAATCTGTTCCTATTCTAATATTCAACGTATCACTTAAAACACCATACATATGGGTGGTGCTTATAAATACTGAATTGCCGTTTTCTACATATTTAATGAGTGATTCGGCGTCTTGCTTATCGAACGAAACCCCATTGTTTATATATAGGCTGACCGTTTTTTTATCAGCTTCAATATCTTTTAAGGCTTCAAAGACGGTTTTGGTTGAAACTTTTATAGGTTTGTTGGAGACCTCCTTTAATTCATTAAAAAACACATAACAGCCTAAAGGAATTTTATCGGCAGCAGTATAAGAGTCGCGCCAGTTTAATGCTTTAGGTTTGGTTACTTCTGCAATCATCATCAACACGATAACAGCTCCAATGGCATATAATGCTATTTTAGATCGTTTATCCATGTTGCAGGGTGTTTAGTTTATCAAAATCAGATTGGTTTTTTGAGTAAATAGCTTCATCTATAGGGAATTCACCGTACCAAACATAATCGTATAAATAGGAAATACGCTTAAAAACCAACTTGGTCTTTTCGTCTTTAATTTCGTTGATGTAATCGCTGTTCGTTTTATCGTAATGCCATTCAATAATGTTTTTATTGGTAAGCAATTTTAAGGATTTTAGATACAAATAGCGGGTTGCCAAACGGTAGTTGTTGTCTTTTAAAGCGGCTTCAATTAAATGGTCGAAATTAACATCTTTAATGTTTTCTTCAATATATTGAAAGTCGTTAATGTCTTGCGATTCAGTCTTAAAAACCGAATTTATAGGTGACTGCATTAAAAACTTAATGATTAAATAGAGTACGGCCACGCCCAAAAACCCATACACAATGTACTCTAAGGTTTTGTAGTTGATGAAATCGATATCAACGCCAAAAATATCACTTAGCCAGCCAAAAAATTTCTGTAAGATGCGTTGTAACAAATTGACACCCCCCGTATCATTTATCGAATAGTTGAAATCATCACCTTTATAGCGTTCCTTTATGGCGTCTTTAAAGTAAGTGACTTTAATGTTTGAAGCATCTTTTTGAATGCTATCCTGCGAAAAACAGGAGCCATAGCTAAGAAGCAAGCCAAAAGACACTAACGAATGCTGGTATTTCTTTTTATTCATTAACACCAATTTGTTCGATTTTGTTTCTTAAAAACACATTGTTTTTTTCTTCAAATATATTGTAATACAATACGCTGTAAGCTACTTGTGATAAGGCTTGCGAATAAATAAATGCCAATAAAAACATGGCAAAGCCCAAAGTGAATACCACATTTGCAAAAACGCTCGTGACTAAATCGACATGGCTTTCTATTGAAAAGTAAACGTAAATCCCGATTATAAAACCAGGAATGGAAATGATTAACATGGTAATCATCATATTTAAAATACCTATTACCAATCCGTAAAGAATCACTTTTCCAAAGCTGGAAAATGTAAACGACCAACCTTCGGATAGGGCATGGCCCAAGCCTTTGTTTTCTGAAAAAATAGCCATAAATGTCAACCCGAAAAAAGCAGTCAATAGAAAACTAAGTCCGTATTGAATTAACATCCCTATCAAGGGAATGAAAGCGAAAATAACGGATACTATCAAATAGCCAATATAAAGGCCAATGCCTAATAAGATAAACAATATAATAGGCCCTAAATTTCTTTGAATGTTTTGCCACACATTTTTTGATTCCACATGGCCTGTGCTATTCACATATTCAGCCATATACGAACTTGAAAAACTATAATTTATAAGTGCTGTAACAAATAAAATGAGTGCCAAAACAATGGCACCGGCAATTAAATACATGGTATGGTCGCCATCGTTGTTCATTCCAAATCTAAAATCCCTACTGGCAAATCCCATAAAGCCTGTAACCAATAAATAAGACGCAATAATAACAAGGATGATGCTTATGGCGTTATAGCGTAAGTACAAACTGGTATATTCTTTAAAGTTGTATTTAAGAAACAGAAAATAGGTGTTTATGGTATCGCCAAAGTCGTTTCGGTTACGTAATTCTATATAGGGTTTGTTCATTTTTTTAACTCAGATTGATAAGCGTTGTTCAGCTTTATGGGGTAAATAATATAATAAAATACAATTAAAAATAACGAGCACGCTATAATGCCGTACGATAAAAAGGCGGGCATTTGTTCGCCATATCGGGTAATAAACCCTTCAATAAAACCTGCAATTATAAAAAACGGTATGGTGCTTACCACAATCTTTAATCCGTCTTTAGCGCCTTTGGTAAATGCCACACGTCTGGAATAGGTTTTCGGGAACAAAAAGCTGTTTCCCATTACCAAACCGGCACAACCGGCAATCACAATCACCGAAATCTCAATAGTGCCATGTAACCAAATGGTCGATGTTTTTTCTAAAATACCATAATTGTAAAAGAAGGTAATAAAAGCGCCCAACATAATACCATTGCTAAAAAGAATGTAAATAGTACCCACACTAAACAGGACCCCAAACGCAAACGCAATAATAGCAACGCGGATATTGTTTATGGTAATGCCTAAAAACGACCCAATATTGCTGCCACTTTTATAAACCGCCATGGGTTCGCCCTTTTCAATGTTTTCAATAGTCATGTTGACGTAACCATCACCTAATATTAGTCGCACAAACGAATCGTCATTTAGAGTTGAAATAGTACCAATACCAACGGCAGCCATAAATATTAAAAAGGTGTACAGTAATGTTTTTTGATAGTTTATGAAGAAGAGCGGAAACTCATATTTCCAAAAAGAAACAATCTTGTTTTTCGATTCTCTTTTGGTAATATAAATTTTTTGATGTGCTTCTGATGCCAGTGAGTTTAAGTACAGCAAGGTCTTACTTTCTGGGTAATATGTTTGTGCATAAGCCAGATCGTTAGTGAGGTGAATGTAGTAAGAGGCCAAGTCGTCCGGATTTATTTTTGCATTATTGTGTAATGCGTTTTCAAAAACCAGCCATTTTTCCTTATTTTGCTTTACGAAAGATGCTTCGCGCATAAAACTATTTTAATTAGAAACGAATATACATTTCAATGAGCAATTTAGCAATTAACACAGCACAAAATGTTAATTTAGATTACAAATTAATTGGTTTAGGTGAGCGTTTGGTAGCTTTCTTAATTGATGGTCTTATTTTATTGACCTATATAACCATCATGGAAAACTTGGTAACACTTTCTGAGATATTCGATACGGACGATTGGACCAGACGGGGTTTTCTAGGGTTGTTCATGTTGCCGGCACTTTTTTACTCGTTGTTATGCCACATTCTTTTTAGCGGACAAACCATTGGTAAGATGATACTAAAAATAAAAGTGGTTCGTCTGGATGGCGCACCGACCCAATGGTATAATTTGCTTGTTAGGTGGATGTTACGTATTGTGGATATTTGGATGTTTTTTGCTTCCATTGGTGTTTTAAGCATTCTATTATCAGATAAAAAACAGCGTGTTGGTGATGCCGCAGCAGGAACCGTTGTGATTAGCGTCAAGAAGAAACATAAAATTACCAGTACCATTTTAGAGGATATTGAAGTAGATTACCAACCTGTTTTTACGAATGTGACCCAGCTTACGGATAAAGATGTACGCATTATAAAGGAGGCATTTACCATTTCGAAAAAGAACAATGATTTTAAAACGCTTACCTTATTAAGGAATAAAGTAGCCAGCGTACTCAACATTGAATCTAGTTTATACGATATCGATTTTTTGAACACTATTTTAAAGGATTATAATTATTATACGCAGAATATGTAAGCAGAGAACCACTTTTTG
This genomic window from Mariniflexile sp. TRM1-10 contains:
- a CDS encoding AAA family ATPase; this encodes MEEHTPESQDVNFESRLDLKPLQEHVEAIKKEIGKIIVGQNDMIELLIISLLSNGHTLIEGVPGVAKTITAKLLAKTLSVNFSRIQFTPDLMPSDILGTSIFNVKTNEFEYKKGPIFSNIILIDEINRAPAKTQAALFEVMAERQITMDGTKYIMEPPFLVFATQNPIEQEGTYRLPEAQLDRFLFKIDVDYPTLENEIQILMENHQRQDVLDFNAVVPVLNAQQIAHYQSLIKQIIVENHLITYIASIINNTRTNANLYLGASPRASIAILNAAKSNAAIYGRDFVTPDDIKRCTKAVLKHRLVLTPEREMEGFTVEKVVNQILETIEVPR
- a CDS encoding DUF4350 domain-containing protein, which translates into the protein MDKRSKIALYAIGAVIVLMMIAEVTKPKALNWRDSYTAADKIPLGCYVFFNELKEVSNKPIKVSTKTVFEALKDIEADKKTVSLYINNGVSFDKQDAESLIKYVENGNSVFISTTHMYGVLSDTLNIRIGTDYYNFFKKPSLNSFTSPHLKTNERHFKDVIENSFFISLDTLNAIALGTTKVEKTEKIINDTIPDTNINYIKVPFGSNNGAFYVHTNPFAFSNYHMLNGNEAYAATVLSFLPKHQIIWDNYYKSGRKVITSPLRFILQNQALKWAFYITMISLILFVIFRGKRTQRIIPVVEPLKNATLDFTRTIGDLYYQHGDFTNIITNKIQYFLEQIRSKYYLDTNELNEGFISKLAIKSSNKKEDTKALINYIVYLKSKPNHTEADLIQLNKLIESFTKSKI
- a CDS encoding stage II sporulation protein M, translated to MREASFVKQNKEKWLVFENALHNNAKINPDDLASYYIHLTNDLAYAQTYYPESKTLLYLNSLASEAHQKIYITKRESKNKIVSFWKYEFPLFFINYQKTLLYTFLIFMAAVGIGTISTLNDDSFVRLILGDGYVNMTIENIEKGEPMAVYKSGSNIGSFLGITINNIRVAIIAFAFGVLFSVGTIYILFSNGIMLGAFITFFYNYGILEKTSTIWLHGTIEISVIVIAGCAGLVMGNSFLFPKTYSRRVAFTKGAKDGLKIVVSTIPFFIIAGFIEGFITRYGEQMPAFLSYGIIACSLFLIVFYYIIYPIKLNNAYQSELKK
- a CDS encoding RDD family protein, translating into MSNLAINTAQNVNLDYKLIGLGERLVAFLIDGLILLTYITIMENLVTLSEIFDTDDWTRRGFLGLFMLPALFYSLLCHILFSGQTIGKMILKIKVVRLDGAPTQWYNLLVRWMLRIVDIWMFFASIGVLSILLSDKKQRVGDAAAGTVVISVKKKHKITSTILEDIEVDYQPVFTNVTQLTDKDVRIIKEAFTISKKNNDFKTLTLLRNKVASVLNIESSLYDIDFLNTILKDYNYYTQNM